GCACCGGAGGCGATTGCCGAGGAGCTGGCGGATATTTCCGAGGACGAAAACGAAGAGTAGCGCCAAGCTCTCACGGCTTTCACCCGGGCATAAAAAAGCGCCTCCGGCCTGAGCCGAAAGCGCTTTTGTGAAAATACCTGTATGTGCGTTGGGCTCTATGCCGTACGCGTCTTTGAGCGGAGCCGGAGGACCAGCCCCAGCGTCAGCAGGCCTGCCAGTGCGGCGTAGTGACCCGGCTCAGGCACATTACTATCAGCCGTGATGCCGTAGGTGCCCCCATCCGCGACCATAAAGCTGTAGTAGCCCTCCTCGTAGGTGGCGAGTGTGTCGTCCACATCAATCATGGCCCAATTACCGGCCATGTACTCCCAAATCATGATAGAATCCTCATCGAAGCCCTCCCCAAGGTAGAAGGACATAATCATCTGGGTGTTCGTCAGACCGGTGAGGTCGATGGTGCCGCCGTCAAAATAATCAGCCACGACCGGGGCCGGCAGTTCACTGCCTGTGAGCGTCAGATCCCCCGAGCCAGCGTTGTCAGCAAAAGAGATGATGACATCGCCGCTGTCGATGGATACCCGCTGAGCGCTAAAACTCTGGCTCAGAGTGCTGCCTGCGTAATCAGTCAGCCCGCTGACCTCGAACTGGTTCGAGCCGTTGATGATACCGCCCCAGGAGTTGACACTACCGCTACCGCTGAAGGAGCCCGCAGTGACTATCGTGTAAGTGTCCGAGGCTAGATTCCCCAGGGAAAATATATTGATTGTGCCGTAATTGGTTAAGCTTCCGCCTGCTTCAAGCAGGGTCGCATTCTTGGATACGCCGAGGTTGAGTGAGCTGTTCACACTGATCTCGACATCATTAGTACTGTTGAGCTTACCGCCATCCGTGATGTTGAGCGTGCCTGCACCAACGATTCCAATGCCGACACTCCCGTACAAATTCCAGGCTGAGCCATTTCCTGAAATGGTCATACCGCCGTCTGAGATATAGCCGACGTACGAACTGCCGCTGCTCAAGGTACTGCCATCATCAATGTCTACCCAGCCTTCGCTACCTATCCCGATACTGATGGTCTGAGAGCTATTTCCACCCGTACTCCAGAATGAGTTGCCGGGGGCGGGATCTGTACCACCCGAGGGGGTGATCGCCCCGTGCGCCCAACTGCCTGCGAGTAAGAGAGCCCCAGCGCTAAGCATCAGCTGTCCGATCGTTTTCGGACAAGTAGACGCGAGATGATAACCGATACGTTTAGTAGCGAGATAATTCCCCATAACCGATCATTTGCATACCGCGCGGCCCCTACGGGGGCAATGAGACGTTCCCTAATGCAGCCTATTAATTGAATAACTAATGGGGCGAATGGCTTATATTAGGATGTTGCGGCGGCGAGCCACAACAATGCGGCACTTAGACAGCCATTTAGGCTGATTAGCGCATATCCCAGATCGGCGCAAAAACGTCGCTGCTCATCCAGCCTTGCTCACCGGTGGCGGTGACGACGTAGGCATAGTCACCATGCGTTTTCTTGATGTCGGCCGGTTGGCCTGCGTGCAGGAAGCTCTTGGCCGGGCTGGTAGAGGTCGGGGCTAGCTTGAGCGGAGCGTCGTCGGTGAGGACAATGCCCTCCTGACTCATGAAATGGTAACCGGCCAGTCCGGTCCCACTGACTCCGAGCCCGATCACACAGAGCGTGAGCAGGAGCGGACGCCAGGGGCTGCGCCAGCGAAAGAGAGGTGGCAGCACGATGAGAAAGGCTGCGCCCCAGAAGCTCACGACAGCAAGCCAGGTCCAGGTGTTGACGCCTGCGGCCTGCGCGTAGTTTTCATACCAGGTGCGCGCTGGCGGGTCTACCTGAGCGGCGTCCTGAGCAAGTTTCAGGTTGGCGCGGGCATCGGCATTATCAGGGTTCAGGACGAGGCAGCGCTCGTACTGAAGGATGGCCCGGCCATACTGCCCGTCGCGGTAGTAGGCGTTACCGAGATTATAGTAAACCGTCGCGGACGGGCTCTCGGCGAGCAGGGCAGTATAGCCGTCGATAGCCGGCTGGAACTGACCGTCGCTCAGGGCCTGATTAGCAGCGACGAAACGCTCGTCGAGACTGCCCGCCGAGGCGGAGCTCTCCTGTGCCTGGAGCAGAGCGATACCCGAGCACAGGACGATAAAAAAGGTCAACAAAGAGCGTTTCATGAGAGTTTCATCAGTTGGCTGCTGAGAGCTTCCAGGCGGGCCATCTCTTGTTTCAGGTTAATGTCTGCGCCGTGTCGTCCACCAAACTTGAGCGCGTCCCCGGCATGGAGGAAGCTTTGGGCCTGCTCGCGCGTGGCCGTATCGACCTGCCGTGTGGCCAGTAGACTGTCGATTTCATCCGCAGAGAGAGCTTCGGCGGTTTGGTCCACCAGCCGGCCCGTGGTAAGCTGGATGATGCGTTGGGCCTCAGAGTAAAAAGCGTCTGCCTGGTCTGCGGCGGCGGCTTTCTGGGCAGCAGCCAGCCGAGGCTTGAGGGCCTTTCGGGCACTGACCTCGCGGGCATAGCGGGGGTCGCTGAGCAGGCGATTGCGGCGGCGGCGCGTAAGCGCGAGGATGACCAGCGCGGCCAGCGGGACGACCTGCACCCCCAGAAACCACGGAGAGCGCAACAGGGGTGTCATCGACTGCCCCCAGGTTACGACCGTGTCCCTGGCAGGGAGCAGCTCAGGCTGACGGGCCTGCGCGGCCGTCGTTCTGGTCGCGTTTGTCGCAGGCACATTCGGGCGCTGGCCGGGTGGGGCGGGCGTGATCGTTACCGGCTGCGAAGCCAGAGGAAGCTCGACGTACTGCTCCGTGTCCGGATTGAAATAGTTAAACGTGGCTGCTGGTGTCTCGGTGACGGATTCATCGCGCGGGATGATGACATATTTAAAGGTCTTCGTGCCCTGAAGACGGTAACGATCGCTCGGCGTAAAGGTTTCCTCAGGATTGTAGACGCGCCAGCCGTCGTCCTCGACCAGGGCGGGTGCCTCGAAGCGATCAAAGTTCCCGGCGCCGTCGATATTCATACTGAGCGTCATGGGCTCACCGACCTGTGCTTGGGTCGGGTCGACGCTCGGCGTGGCGGCGGTGAACTGCCCGATCGCACCGCTGAAGTTATCCGGGCGGCCCTCCTGGGGGAGCTCGAGCACGGTAAAGTCATCCTGACCGGTGTAGAGAGATAGTCGCTGTGTCTCCCGCGTGTTACGGTTGAAGAAGTTGTCAATGAGCGGGTTCCCGGTTCTGCGCTGCTGCTGACTTGGGCTCTGCACGAAGACCAGTAAGTCCTTTTGAAAAACCAGAGGATAGGTCCCTGCCTTATAGGGGGTGACGACCGCCTGCCACATGATGTCGAGATAGATAGCCCCATCGCGGGTGGCTTCGCGCTGCACCGGGGCTGAGAAATCACTGACGGCAAATGCATCACCGATCTTGAGCGGAGGCTCACCGTTGATGCCTGCGATGGGCGTGTCCTTGCGGATCAGCAGATGTACCTGGACCGGCAGGGATTCACCGACGTAGATTTTATCCCTCGGGAGCACCAGCTCCATGAGCAGGGCTTTACCGGTATCAGCCGGATCATTCGACTGGGACGCTGCGAGAATCTTTAACGTGGCCGCCGGGACAGTCTGCTGCTTCCCATCGACAGTAATCTCAAAGGAGGGCAGGGTGTAGGTACCCTCCTTCGAGGCGCGCACGCGGTACTGATGAGTCACGCCCACCTGGCTCTTCCCATTGACCACATTGACATTATGGCTTGGCCCCAGATAGGCGAACTCCAGTCCGGGCACTGGGGGTAGTGTCACGGGAGAAATGTCCAGCCCATTGAAGGCACTGAAGAAACCTCCGCCCTGACGCTCCTCGCTTACGGTATAGCGATAGACCCCGGTCTCACCGGCATACATGATGCCGGGCTCGAATGAGCTCTCGACGCGGACGTCCTGCGCGGCCAGAGAGGTGGCGAAGGTGATTCCCAAAAATATGGCGGTCAGTATACGCATGGTCTTTTCTTACCAGTCCTTACGTTTGCCTTCTTCATCCACATTGTACTGCTGGGGTACGTAGAGTGAAGGCAGTTTCTTGTCGTCCTTTTTCAAGGCGTCCAGCAGGCGGCGGGCTTCCTCACGGGTCATGACACCGGGCACAAGGCGAACGTCCTGTGCCTGCTCGCCGTCCTTTCCGGCAGCGGCGGCGGCTGCCTTATCGTCACCTTCCTGTCCGGGCTGGGCTGCCTGCTCCTGTGTCATCTGCTTGGAAAGTTCCTTTAGCTGGTCCTCGCTCAAGCCCTGCTCGCCGGGGCCACCCGACTGCTCCTGCTGAGAGGAGCCAGACTGATCCTGAGTGCCCTGTGAGGGCTGCGGCTGCTGCCCTGGCTGCTCACCCTTATCCTGTTGGTTCTGCTCTTCCTGGCCGGGCTGCTGTTGATCTTCACCAGAAGTCTTATCGTCCTGTTTGTCCGAATCCTGCTGGTCGGGCTGCTCCTGATCACCGGACTGGTTCTGGTCTTTGCCATCAGAGCTGTTTTGGTCTTGCTGCTCGTTCTGTTGACCAGACTTTTGGCTGTCTTTGCCCTGCCGGTTTTGGGAGCTATCTTCACCCTGTTTGCCCTGATCTTGTTGATCCTGATTTTGCTGGCTGGAGTCAGAAGACGATGAGGAGTCGCTTTGGTTCTGCTGTTGATCCTGCTGGTCCTGGTTTTCCTGATCCTGTGAGTCCTGCTGATCGTTTTGCTGCTGGTTCTGATCCTGATTTTGTTGATCCTGATTCTGGTCCTGTTGGTTTTGCTGTTCTTCGAGCAGCTCCTTGAGCTCCTCGATCAGCATGGTCAGTACCTCTACGTTTTCGGCCTGCTGCTTGGCAGCATTCATTAAAGATTCAACGTCCGAGCGCTGTTGCTCGAGCTTACGCGTAACCACCTGCGCATTGTGGGCGGCGTCCTTACTGCCGGGGACCAGCTCAAGTGAGCTTTGGTAGGCGTCGGCAGCTTCTTGCCAGAAGCCCGTGCTGCTCTCACCAGCGGTGGCGGCAGTTTCGCTTTGTTCCTTAACGTCGGTGGCGGCCTGCTTTGCCTGCTCGGCCATCTGGATCGCTTGCTGGATCTCCTGCTGTGGGACCAGGTTCTGCTGGGCCTGAGGGTTGCGAAGGGCAGCAGGTGTGCGGTTCGGCTCGGCACGCTTGAGGATGTCATTGCCCGTTTGCAGGGCCTGGCTGACTTGCCCCTGGGCAGCATCATTGGCCTGCGAAATCTCCTGCGCGGGCGGTGTTTCGGCCAGAGCTGCTTTACCCAGCTGGTAATTCACGTTACCGAGGTTGTAAAAGGCATCAGCCTGCAATTCAAAATCCAGGGCGGAAAGCGCCTGGTTGTAGGCCTGACGGGCGGCTTCGTATTGCTGCTGGGCGTACAGACTGTTGCCGAGATTGTAGCTCGCTTCGGCATCAGCCGGATTTGTACTCAGTTGCTGGGCGTAGCCTTGAGCAGCCGCTGCGTAGTCGCCGGATCGATACAGCTTAGAGGGATCGATACGCTTGGCCGGAGCGGCAGGCTCGGGGTTCTGTGGGGCAGGGGTCTCCTGCGCATCGTCGGACTGCGGTGTAAGCGGTTCTTCGCTCGCAGGGAGGGGCAGTTCTTGGTTTGACGGTGCGCTTTGCGCATTTGCGGGCTGGGGCAAAGTAACCGCAGGCAGAGCCACAAAAAGTCCAGTCAACACTGCTGCAGTAGCGGAAGACTTTCCGAGGCGCTTGCGCAGGAAAAGGCGACGTGTGCCCACCAGCGGCTCCCACGCGAGCAGGAATATCGCCAGGCCCAGCGGCCACTGGAAGCGCTCAAGCGAAACCTTTGTACGGCGAACGCCGAGATCTTGCTCGGGGACGGACTTGAGGCCGGATTCGTAAACCTGCTCCAGCCCGTAGCCGGATACGCCCAGCGGCACATAAAAACCGCCCGTGGCCTCGGCAATGTCTTTGAGGGTCTCCGCGTCGAGGCGGGTGGTGATGGGCTGGCCATCGCTGTCCCGCAGGTACTCGATGCGGCCGCTCGACGTCGCTACCGGGATTAGCTCACCCTCAGAGGTGCCAACGCCGACGGTGTAAATCGTCATCCCGCGATCAGCCAGCATCCGCGCCTGATCGATGCCGCTCTGCTCCAGGTCTTCGCCATCGGTGATGAGGATGACGATCTTGTGGTTGTTGTCTTTATCAAATGCGTTTTCGGCCTCTATCAAGGCGCGTGCGATGTCAGTCCCACCGTGGGAAATTACGCTCGTATCAACGGCCTCCAGTGACATTTCAAAGGCATCATAATCCAGCGTCAGCGGACACTGAAGGAAGGCGTTACCGGCAAAGGCGACCAGGCCAACACGGTCGCCGGGGACCTTGTCAACGAAGTCGAGGATGGCGAGCTTGGCACGCTCCAGACGGTTGGGGCGGATGTCCTCGGCGAGCATACTGCGCGAGGAGTCCAGGACGAAGAGCACGTCGATCCCACGCGCAGGCATCTCCCGCCAGGAGTAGCCGTACTGCGGGCGGGCCAGAGCCACGAGCAGCAGCGCGATCCCGGCGGCGATCAAGAGTTGCTTGAAGCGGCGGCGTGCGGGGCTGTATGAGCGCAGCAGGTCGGCCACGAGCCGGTCTGCCGCAAATTTGCCCAGTTGCCGTTTGCGAGCACGGGCGGCCAGATGAAACACGCCCCAGAGCACGAGCAGCGCGACGGGGATGACATAGAGCCAGACTGGAGAGTGAAAGGTCACGGGATGCGTTTAAAGCGGGTGTTGGCCAGGAGCTGCTCAAGCCCGATGAGCCCCAGTGCGAGAAGCGTTGGCCAGATGAACAACTCGTCGTAGGTCGAGTAGTGCTTGAGCTTGATCTTGGTCGTTTCGAGCTGGTCGATTTCGTCGTAAATACTTGCCAGTTCCTCGCGGTTGGTGGCGTGGTAGAACTTCCCGCCGGTCACATCAGCGACCTCCTGCAGGGTCTTGTCATCGACACGACTGGGGACCATGTCGTAAACGATCCGTCCGGCGCGGTCGCGCAGGTAATCACCACGGGCGTTAACGCGCGGCATCGGCACGTTACCGCCAGAACCGGCGGCAATGGTGTAAAACTTGATCCCGAATGCCTTGGCAGCCTCGGCGGCAGCCACCGGCGGGATTTTGTTCACGGTGTCTTCACCATCGGTGAGCAGGATCACGATCCGGCTTTTCGCGGGCAGGTCGCGCAGGCGGTTGCTCGCCATGCCAATGGCCGGGCCGATCGCTGTAGCGGTTTCGTCGATACGTCCGATTTTCAGATTGTCGACGAGCTTGAGCAGCCAGTCGTGGTTGAGGGTCAGCGGGCTGACGAGAAAGGGTTCCTTCGCGAAGGCGATCATGCCGATGCGGTCGTTAGGGCGCTGCTCAATGAAGTGCGAGACGGTGCGCTTCACGATGT
This genomic interval from Ruficoccus sp. ZRK36 contains the following:
- a CDS encoding BatD family protein, whose protein sequence is MRILTAIFLGITFATSLAAQDVRVESSFEPGIMYAGETGVYRYTVSEERQGGGFFSAFNGLDISPVTLPPVPGLEFAYLGPSHNVNVVNGKSQVGVTHQYRVRASKEGTYTLPSFEITVDGKQQTVPAATLKILAASQSNDPADTGKALLMELVLPRDKIYVGESLPVQVHLLIRKDTPIAGINGEPPLKIGDAFAVSDFSAPVQREATRDGAIYLDIMWQAVVTPYKAGTYPLVFQKDLLVFVQSPSQQQRRTGNPLIDNFFNRNTRETQRLSLYTGQDDFTVLELPQEGRPDNFSGAIGQFTAATPSVDPTQAQVGEPMTLSMNIDGAGNFDRFEAPALVEDDGWRVYNPEETFTPSDRYRLQGTKTFKYVIIPRDESVTETPAATFNYFNPDTEQYVELPLASQPVTITPAPPGQRPNVPATNATRTTAAQARQPELLPARDTVVTWGQSMTPLLRSPWFLGVQVVPLAALVILALTRRRRNRLLSDPRYAREVSARKALKPRLAAAQKAAAADQADAFYSEAQRIIQLTTGRLVDQTAEALSADEIDSLLATRQVDTATREQAQSFLHAGDALKFGGRHGADINLKQEMARLEALSSQLMKLS
- a CDS encoding tetratricopeptide repeat protein, encoding MKRSLLTFFIVLCSGIALLQAQESSASAGSLDERFVAANQALSDGQFQPAIDGYTALLAESPSATVYYNLGNAYYRDGQYGRAILQYERCLVLNPDNADARANLKLAQDAAQVDPPARTWYENYAQAAGVNTWTWLAVVSFWGAAFLIVLPPLFRWRSPWRPLLLTLCVIGLGVSGTGLAGYHFMSQEGIVLTDDAPLKLAPTSTSPAKSFLHAGQPADIKKTHGDYAYVVTATGEQGWMSSDVFAPIWDMR
- a CDS encoding VWA domain-containing protein, with the translated sequence MTTSLEFHNPALLWLLALLPVLIVLRGRAGRNAAMVFSSVALAKRVSGKTRTRAGAFLFFLRLMALAALIVALARPQLGRGHSEVETSGIDILLAVDVSGSMRALDFATRDDLANRLDIVKRTVSHFIEQRPNDRIGMIAFAKEPFLVSPLTLNHDWLLKLVDNLKIGRIDETATAIGPAIGMASNRLRDLPAKSRIVILLTDGEDTVNKIPPVAAAEAAKAFGIKFYTIAAGSGGNVPMPRVNARGDYLRDRAGRIVYDMVPSRVDDKTLQEVADVTGGKFYHATNREELASIYDEIDQLETTKIKLKHYSTYDELFIWPTLLALGLIGLEQLLANTRFKRIP
- a CDS encoding VWA domain-containing protein, with product MTFHSPVWLYVIPVALLVLWGVFHLAARARKRQLGKFAADRLVADLLRSYSPARRRFKQLLIAAGIALLLVALARPQYGYSWREMPARGIDVLFVLDSSRSMLAEDIRPNRLERAKLAILDFVDKVPGDRVGLVAFAGNAFLQCPLTLDYDAFEMSLEAVDTSVISHGGTDIARALIEAENAFDKDNNHKIVILITDGEDLEQSGIDQARMLADRGMTIYTVGVGTSEGELIPVATSSGRIEYLRDSDGQPITTRLDAETLKDIAEATGGFYVPLGVSGYGLEQVYESGLKSVPEQDLGVRRTKVSLERFQWPLGLAIFLLAWEPLVGTRRLFLRKRLGKSSATAAVLTGLFVALPAVTLPQPANAQSAPSNQELPLPASEEPLTPQSDDAQETPAPQNPEPAAPAKRIDPSKLYRSGDYAAAAQGYAQQLSTNPADAEASYNLGNSLYAQQQYEAARQAYNQALSALDFELQADAFYNLGNVNYQLGKAALAETPPAQEISQANDAAQGQVSQALQTGNDILKRAEPNRTPAALRNPQAQQNLVPQQEIQQAIQMAEQAKQAATDVKEQSETAATAGESSTGFWQEAADAYQSSLELVPGSKDAAHNAQVVTRKLEQQRSDVESLMNAAKQQAENVEVLTMLIEELKELLEEQQNQQDQNQDQQNQDQNQQQNDQQDSQDQENQDQQDQQQNQSDSSSSSDSSQQNQDQQDQGKQGEDSSQNRQGKDSQKSGQQNEQQDQNSSDGKDQNQSGDQEQPDQQDSDKQDDKTSGEDQQQPGQEEQNQQDKGEQPGQQPQPSQGTQDQSGSSQQEQSGGPGEQGLSEDQLKELSKQMTQEQAAQPGQEGDDKAAAAAAGKDGEQAQDVRLVPGVMTREEARRLLDALKKDDKKLPSLYVPQQYNVDEEGKRKDW